One genomic region from Cellulomonas hominis encodes:
- a CDS encoding SRPBCC family protein, which translates to MTRARRVLVGAGLLAGVAVARHQGMRWGATQVERAVDLPGDGVLPFAHVTATRGITIAAEPDRVWPWLVQIGWGRGGFYSYDALENLVGLDIRSADEIVPEWQDLGVGDRVHLAPQVGLEVVLAEPRRALVLAGAAPEGTDAAPAPYDFTWSFVLRPGPDAGTTRLVVRERYLCRTPAARPMVEVVAALSTLMSTRMLRGVRDRVEATPA; encoded by the coding sequence ATGACGCGTGCGCGACGGGTACTGGTCGGGGCGGGGCTGCTCGCGGGGGTCGCCGTCGCGCGGCACCAGGGGATGCGCTGGGGCGCGACCCAGGTCGAGCGCGCCGTGGACCTCCCCGGCGACGGGGTGTTGCCGTTCGCGCACGTGACCGCCACCCGCGGCATCACGATCGCCGCGGAGCCGGACCGGGTCTGGCCGTGGCTCGTGCAGATCGGCTGGGGGCGCGGCGGCTTCTACTCCTACGACGCGCTCGAGAACCTCGTCGGGCTGGACATCCGCTCCGCGGACGAGATCGTGCCGGAGTGGCAGGACCTCGGCGTGGGCGACCGGGTGCACCTGGCGCCGCAGGTCGGGCTCGAGGTGGTGCTCGCCGAGCCGCGCCGGGCGCTGGTGCTCGCCGGGGCCGCCCCGGAGGGCACCGACGCCGCGCCCGCGCCCTACGACTTCACGTGGTCCTTCGTGCTCCGGCCCGGGCCGGACGCCGGGACCACCCGCCTGGTGGTGCGCGAGCGGTACCTGTGCCGCACGCCGGCGGCGCGCCCGATGGTCGAGGTGGTCGCGGCGCTGAGCACGCTCATGAGCACGCGGATGCTGCGCGGCGTCCGGGACCGCGTCGAGGCGACACCCGCGTAG
- a CDS encoding mycothiol transferase has product MDGVGVLVDGFGRVGDLVHGVLDGLGEDELTARLGPEANTIAWLVWHLARVEDAQVAHLAGTDQVWHAQGFADRFALPFDRDATGYGQSPGQVAQVRAEPALLAAYADATRAATDAYLARLQDEDLARVVDERWDPPVTVGVRLVSVLGDVLEHAGQAAFVRGVVTSR; this is encoded by the coding sequence GTGGACGGGGTCGGGGTGCTGGTCGACGGGTTCGGCCGGGTCGGGGATCTGGTGCACGGCGTCCTGGACGGGCTGGGGGAGGACGAGCTCACCGCCCGGCTGGGTCCGGAGGCGAACACGATCGCGTGGCTGGTGTGGCACCTCGCCCGCGTCGAGGACGCCCAGGTGGCCCACCTCGCCGGCACCGACCAGGTCTGGCACGCGCAGGGGTTCGCCGACCGGTTCGCGCTGCCGTTCGACCGGGACGCCACCGGCTACGGTCAGAGCCCCGGGCAGGTCGCGCAGGTCCGCGCGGAGCCGGCGCTGCTCGCCGCGTACGCCGACGCCACGCGCGCGGCCACCGACGCCTACCTCGCCCGGCTGCAGGACGAGGACCTCGCGCGGGTGGTCGACGAGCGCTGGGACCCCCCGGTCACCGTGGGGGTGCGGCTCGTCAGCGTGCTGGGCGACGTCCTCGAGCACGCCGGCCAGGCCGCGTTCGTGCGCGGCGTCGTCACGTCCCGCTGA
- a CDS encoding uridine kinase, with amino-acid sequence MRVEPVTPDVVVDRLVERVLGGLAAESSGDPGGSGATAGPGEPGRRWRVLLDGAPPTRPGALADALVEPLRARGHAALRVSAGDFLRPAGVRFEHGRQDPDALLDDALDTGALIREVLDPLGPDGDGTYLPALWDAERERSARAARTTAPPGAVLLLDGGLLLGRWLPADLTVHLAVRPGTLARLTPQDEAWRLAAEERYRAEADPEGTADVVLRVDDPRRPGWVLEP; translated from the coding sequence GTGCGGGTCGAGCCGGTCACGCCGGACGTCGTCGTCGACCGGCTGGTCGAGCGCGTCCTCGGGGGCCTGGCGGCGGAGTCGTCGGGGGATCCGGGCGGGTCGGGCGCGACTGCCGGGCCGGGCGAGCCGGGGCGGCGGTGGCGGGTGCTGCTGGACGGCGCTCCGCCCACCCGTCCCGGGGCGCTGGCCGACGCACTGGTCGAGCCCCTGCGCGCCCGGGGGCACGCCGCGCTGCGGGTCTCCGCCGGGGACTTCCTGCGGCCGGCGGGCGTGCGGTTCGAGCACGGCCGGCAGGACCCGGACGCGCTGCTGGACGACGCGCTCGACACCGGGGCCCTGATCCGGGAGGTCCTGGACCCGCTCGGCCCCGACGGCGACGGGACGTACCTGCCCGCGCTCTGGGACGCCGAGCGGGAGCGCTCGGCCCGGGCCGCCCGGACGACCGCCCCGCCCGGCGCCGTGCTCCTGCTCGACGGCGGGCTGCTGCTCGGCCGGTGGCTGCCCGCCGACCTGACCGTGCACCTCGCGGTGCGCCCGGGGACGCTCGCGCGGCTCACCCCGCAGGACGAGGCGTGGCGGCTCGCGGCCGAGGAGCGGTACCGCGCGGAGGCGGACCCCGAGGGCACGGCCGACGTCGTGCTGCGGGTGGACGACCCGCGGCGGCCGGGCTGGGTGCTGGAGCCCTGA
- a CDS encoding alpha/beta hydrolase, producing MTTAPQPAASPDTIVLVHGLWMTPRSWEHWVPYYEAKGYRVLTPAYPGFEVEVEALRADRSVIATLTVPETVDHLASVIEALDAPPIIIGHSFGGTLTQLLLARGLGAAGVVVDSAPTENVYVTPPSQLKSLLPAFTHPSSRHEALAFTPEQFHYAFTNTLSRADSDAAWERYAIGAPGAWLWAYGLIANFKPGHQETWVDYDRDRAPLLFIAGGEDHIMPPSVNKGNAKKYAKSPAVTEYQELPGRSHWTCAEPGWEAVADLALEWAVAHAAPVPAAGTPATEAG from the coding sequence ATGACCACCGCACCGCAGCCTGCCGCGAGCCCGGACACGATCGTCCTGGTGCACGGCCTCTGGATGACCCCCCGCTCCTGGGAGCACTGGGTGCCCTACTACGAGGCGAAGGGCTACCGGGTGCTGACCCCGGCGTACCCGGGCTTCGAGGTCGAGGTGGAGGCGCTGCGCGCCGACCGCTCGGTGATCGCCACGCTGACCGTCCCGGAGACCGTCGACCACCTGGCGTCCGTGATCGAGGCCCTGGACGCGCCGCCGATCATCATCGGCCACTCGTTCGGCGGCACGCTGACCCAGCTGCTGCTGGCCCGCGGGCTGGGCGCGGCGGGCGTGGTCGTCGACTCGGCGCCGACGGAGAACGTGTACGTCACGCCGCCGTCGCAGCTCAAGTCGCTGCTGCCGGCGTTCACGCACCCGTCGAGCCGCCACGAGGCGCTGGCGTTCACGCCCGAGCAGTTCCACTACGCGTTCACGAACACCCTGAGCCGCGCCGACTCCGACGCCGCCTGGGAGCGGTACGCGATCGGCGCTCCGGGGGCGTGGCTGTGGGCGTACGGGCTGATCGCCAACTTCAAGCCCGGCCACCAGGAGACGTGGGTCGACTACGACCGGGACCGGGCTCCCCTGCTGTTCATCGCGGGCGGGGAGGACCACATCATGCCGCCGTCGGTGAACAAGGGGAACGCGAAGAAGTACGCGAAGTCCCCCGCGGTCACCGAGTACCAGGAGCTGCCCGGCCGGTCGCACTGGACCTGCGCGGAGCCGGGCTGGGAGGCCGTCGCCGACCTCGCGCTCGAGTGGGCGGTCGCACACGCCGCCCCCGTCCCGGCCGCCGGGACCCCGGCCACCGAGGCCGGCTGA
- a CDS encoding chromosome partitioning protein encodes MSEDLPDSFDPQQPDVPSLAVDPDPVPDEHHGEAPTREEPEADARDA; translated from the coding sequence ATGAGCGAGGACCTGCCCGACAGCTTCGACCCGCAGCAGCCCGACGTGCCCAGCCTCGCGGTCGACCCCGACCCCGTGCCGGACGAGCACCACGGCGAGGCGCCCACCCGCGAGGAGCCCGAGGCGGACGCCCGGGACGCCTGA